One segment of Gasterosteus aculeatus chromosome 3, fGasAcu3.hap1.1, whole genome shotgun sequence DNA contains the following:
- the rab36 gene encoding ras-related protein Rab-36, protein MQGNRNGMIPISRDRLISEFPKCYTPEAALQLRTDWDIRAKVGFKDGAARHQPWDRQRMSKVVVVGDLNVGKTCLINRFCKDVFERDYKATIGVDFEIERFEVSGIPFSLQIWDTAGQEKFKCIASAYYRGAQVIITAFDMADIKSLDHTRRWLEEAMRENEPDSCFIFLVGTKNDLLPLDERQRTEKDAIRIAAEMQAEFWAVSAKTGENVQSFFFRVAALAFEKCVLKDMESGPPARIGHGGSIKSDCANLEKASGHDTKRGCC, encoded by the exons ATGCAGGGGAACAGGAATGGGATGATTCCCATCAGCAGAGACAGGCTCATCAGTGAGTTCCCCAAG TGCTACACACCTGAGGCCGCTCTGCAGCTGAGGACAGATTGGGACATTCGGGCTAAAGTGGGCTTCAAGGACGGAGCCGCTCGGCATCAGCC GTGGGACCGGCAGAGAATGTCAAAAGTGGTGGTAGTTGGAGACCTTAATGTCGGGAAGACCTGCCTGATTAACAG gttttGTAAAGATGTATTCGAAAGAGACTACAAGGCCACCATAGGCGTAGACTTTGAAATTGAGAGGTTTGAGGTTTCTGGAATACCTTTCTCCCTTCAGAT CTGGGATACTGCTGGGCAGGAGAAATTCAAGTGCATCGCCTCTGCATACTACAGAGGTGCTCAAG TTATTATCACAGCCTTTGACATGGCGGACATTAAGTCTCTGGATCATACACG cCGATGGTTGGAGGAGGCCATGAGAGAAAATGAACCTGACTCCTGTTTCATCTTCTTGGTTGGAACTAAGAATGACCTGCtg CCTTTAGAtgaaagacagaggacagaaaaggacgccatcaggatagCAGCAGAAATGCAAGCAGAGTTTTGGGCTGTTTCTGCTAAAACag GGGAGAACGTGCAGAGCTTTTTCTTCAGGGTGGCAGCGTTGGCCTTTGAGAAGTGTGTTCTGAAGGACATGGAGAGTGGGCCCCCGGCCCGCATTGGACATGGAGGTAGTATCA AATCCGATTGTGCGAACTTAGAGAAGGCCTCCGGCCACGACACGAAGAGAGGTTGCTGCTGA